The Echinimonas agarilytica genomic sequence CAATCCGTCGGAATCCAGCTGCGCTTCATAGACGGTTTCATAGTCTTGCTCTGGAGTCGGCGAGATCGTCGGGGGAGCAACAATCGTGGGCGGCGGGTTTTCAAGGAGGGTAGAACTTCCTCCACCACCACAACTAAGGGCGAGTATAGGAGAGGTGATGAAAAATAAGGTGTTTCTATTCATGGAGAACGAACTATTTTTAGTTTTGGTTATATTAATAGGTAATACCAAAATTGTGTTTGAAATCATTCACACTTTCTGCTGAATATTGATTTGATCCCAATAGAAATTATTGAAAAGATTATTATTATGTTTTTTAAGCAAAAAAAAGCGACGTGGACAACGTCGCTATAAAATGTCAGAGGGTAAGGAACTGACAACATCAACTCAGCCAATAAATAAGTCGACATTAAACGTCATGGATACCTACTAGGCACACCAATACTTGCATGTTTAACGTATATTGGTAATTTTAATTGGTCAAGTTAATTGTCATTTATATTGTTTATTGGTCTTACATTTGTGATAGGCATAAAAAACGGCGCCAATGGCGCCGTATAAACCTCAAATGGTGGGGCGAGGTTAGAAATAGGCTCTCATACGCACGCCATAAGTTCGTGGCAAGTTATAAAAGCGTAAGTTGAGTCCAGGAGATTGAATCGCCTTGTCCGAATGCGTTTCATCGGTCAGGTTGTTTACATAACCTTCAAAACGAAGCGCTCCGTCACGCATGGTGTAACCTACACCTAAGTCAGCGTGCCAATATCCATCGACCTTGTCGTTGAAACCTGGGTTTGGATCTGAATCGTAATCTTTGCTGTTGAAGATAGTCAGGTGATAAGAACTGCGATATTGAGCCGCAAGCATCCAATCGAAACTACCATTTTGGAAGTCAAAGTACTGAGACAGTTTCATGTTCGCCGTGAAGTCTGATGCTTTAGGCACATCATTACCTTTCAGGTTTACTTCAGGCAAATCACCTGGGTTATGAGATTGGCGTGCATCAGATACAACCCCATCATCAATTTCAGCGTCTAAGAACAACATCGTTAAGTCGGCTGACAAGTCATATGGCAGCAAAGCTTTAGTTTCAATTTCTAAACCTTTGATGACTGAATCGGCTACGTTAACGTTCAATGCTGCGGTTGGTGGTACGTCACATGATGGACAATCGCCCACTTGCTGAACCAATTGATACACTTGATCTTGATAGTCGTAGTAGAACGCAGAAGCGTTGACTCGCATTGGCGTATCTAGCCATTCGAAGTCATTCTTACTACCAATTTCATACATAGTGAGTTTTTCAGGATCGTACTCTTGTGTAATGAGCTCACCGTCAACCAAGTGCGTATCGTTGAAACCACCTGATTTGTGACCCGTGGCTACGTTGAAGTAAACCATGTTGTCGTTTGAGATGTCGTAAGCTGCACCAAGACGCCAATCATTGAAGTCAAATTCAGCCTGGCCTTCTTGTTTAATGAGAGTTGATGCGCCACCACGATTCACAGTGCCATCACCGTTTGGACATGCAGAGCCGTTGGCAAATACACATGTACCATCGAGCAAGTCGTCGAATGTGTCACGAATACCCCAGTTTTTCACACCAGAGCGAATGAGCTCTTCGGCGTCATATGGGCCAGTGTCAGCATCGTTTAAGAAACCAAAGTCACGATCGAGGCCTTTGAATTTAAAGCCTTCAGTGCCGAAACGAACAGCGTCTACGCCGCTCCAAGTGCTATCGGCAAACCAGAAACCGTAGTTCCCGCCGATACCACGACGATACTTTTCTTCACTAGTACGACGGTAGCCCGCCATTACGCGCAAGTCGTCAGTGATTTCATAAGTGACATCGACATAACCGGCCAATGAGTCAGACTCAACTTCAGGCATGGTGTATTCGGTGCCTTGGTAGCCGTTGCCTTGGTCAGCAAACGAGAAGAATACTGTTGATTGATCTTCGTCGTAGTAGAACACGCCGGCTGTCCAAATGAGTGGCGAGTCGTCGGTCGAGTAGAAACGTAATTCGTGAACATAAGATTCAGAATTTTGTTCCCACAATACGTTGCTGTATAAATCCCAGTTTTGGTCTTCGTTGTTACGACCTGGGTAATCCATCCCTACACTTTGAGCATTGACTTGTTCGAAGTCGAGCTCGCGGTAGCTGGTGGTGAATTCAACGCCAAAGTTGCCGAAGTCATGGTTAATTGCAGCCATGATGCCTTTGATACGTGAGTCCATATCACCTTGTGTACCGTGGTAAAGCACGTCACGAGGCTCATCTAAATCATCTGGGTTGTAACCATTGCCAAGGGCTTCATAGGCGTTTGCACCGGGGTAGCCGGTACCGGTTTCTTTCGTGTAGTCACCAACAACATAAACGCTCGTGTCGCTGCTTGGCTCCCAAAGTGCAGAAAGACGGACAGAACTCGCATCCTCTTCACCTGCTGGGGCAAGGTCAACAATCGGACTCGCTTGGTTGAAGTACGAGCTATGATCTTGGTGATAAGCTGCTGCACGGAGTGCAAACGTATCGCTCACTGGAATGTTCACCATGGCGTCGTAGTTCACGCTGTCATAGTTGCCGTATCCCACTTCAACCATGCCTGCAAACTCTTCCAAATCTGGACGCTTGCTAATAATGTTCAATGAACCGGCAGTTGCGTTACGACCTCGAAGTGTACCTTGAGGACCTTTGTTAACTTCCACACGTTCAATGTCATAGAACTGGGAGCCAATACCGCGCATACGAGGAATGTAAACGCCATTGATGTGAGTTGCGGCTGCGGCATCACCCAATTCGGTATTGTTTGAGTTACCTACACCACGAATGTAGATTTCAACGTTACCTTCTTGCTTGGCAATGCTCAAGCCTGGAACTGCGTTGGCGAGGTTACGAATGTCTGACGTAATACCTAGTTGTTTAAGCTCTTCTTCATCTAAAGATTGAGCAACACCGGCATAATCCTGAATGGATTGAACACGGCGTTCAACGGTGACTTCAATGGTTTCAATACCTTTGTGTTCTGGCTCAGCTGGCGCTGCGTCTTGAGCTAATACAGAACCACTTAAGGCTGCGGTGATAGCGGCTGTGAGCGCGCTTACAGTGTGAATTTTGAACATACACCCCCCTGGTGTTTGAACTTTTCGATTTTTGTGATGTAGTTTTATTTTTATGACATCTACTTTGCGGTCGCTACACTCATTATGGTGTTGTGAACGTATTCAGCAGATGTTACAAAATTGACACACGATTGTTTCGTGGTCAACCTGACAATAAGCTAATGGTTAAAAAGACTACAAGGTTGTGATCCATGTTTCATTTCTTCGTTAAAGAAGTATGTTGAAGTCTCATTTTTTTCAAGTGAACACGCTAACTGCTCAAAAATGAGCTTTGATCGAGAGGGGTTAGTTTTATGATAAACTGCATCAATAATTTTTTTTTAGACGTCAAGTTAATGCTGGTTCGCGGCGAATTCGGAGTATTGAATGAGTGACTCACAAGACACTGTTACTGATCATGACAAAGTCTTTTTTTACGGGAGTTTAACTGACTTACCGGACAATGTGATTCACACATTAACCAATGATAGTGTGGTTTTTGGATGCAGTGACGATGGTTTGAAAGTGCTGTTAGTGCGGCACTCTGAAGGCGACAGTGCAGGCGAATGGGCGCTACCCGGAGGTTGGGTTCGATATAACGAGAGCGTAGAGCAGTCAGCGGCCCGGTTATTGAATAACTTAACGGGTCTTGAAGACATCTTTTTAGAACAACTCCATGTCTTTAGTAGTGTGAATCGTTTGCCGCACAGACGAGTGATCACTGCTGCGTTTTATGCGTTGGTTCGCCCGAACGACCATGCGATTGCAGCAGGGTATTCAACCAATGATGTGCAATGGGTGCCAGTATCAAACCTTCCAAATTTGATTTATGACCATGCCGATATTATTCAAACTGCGGTGAAGCGTTTACGCCACAAGGTTAGGCATGAACCTATCGGTTTTAACTTACTGAATCGTAAATTCACGTTGTTACAGTTGCAAGAATTGTACGAGGCAATTTTGGGAGTGACGCTGGATAAACCCAACTTTAGACGCAAAATGTTGAAGATGAATTTGTTAAAACAGTGCAATGAAAAACAGCAAGGAGTGTCGCATCGCGCGGCTAACTTGTATGAATTTGACGAAGACGTGTACAGCAAACTGACCGAGCAAGGTTTTAGTTTTGATGTTTAAAGAAGACCATCCGACATCGTTTTAAGTATCGAATCTTATACAAAAAAGCCCGCTCATTTAGAGGCGGGCTTTTTTAATACGATATTTTAAGATTCTGCAACAATCTCTTGGCGCGATTTAAATTCACGCTCTTGATAGCTGAAGTGACTGAAATCGGCCGGAATTCGAGCTCCGCTCATGTCATGACATGCCATTCCAACAAATGCGCCGGTGAAATTTTCTGCACCAATTTCATCTGACAGGATACTGGCATCTAAATGAACACCTAAATGCTGCCAGTCGCCGTCATTATGACGCCATGCGCCTTTCCACTCATCAAAATCGACATCCACACGAAGTCCAATCTCTCCGTCATCAGGTAACGGTATACGACGTCCCATAGGATAAATCATAGAGCCAGTCATACAGGCCATCATGATTTCCAATACACGTCCTTGCTCTGGATCGTGGGTTACGTATAGGTAAATAAATTTACCCGTATTGTAGTAACACGTGAGACCCGCAAGTTGTTGAATGTTTTCAGGCTTGAACTCGATTGACGTTGTCGCTGTGTAGCAAAATGCTTGCTGACGTCGGGCAACCATTGATTGCTCATAGCGACTGGTTGGGCACTCGTTACCTTTCAAGCGCAAGAAACCAGGGCGCTCGCTAAGACTCATGCTTGCTTCTGTGAGCGGCACACGCACTGATTGAAAATCAATGGGAAGAGTATTGGTGTCGAAATTGAGCTGTTGCACCTGATATGGGTTTGATGGCGCAACGTCGTGCGGACCTTCAATTTCATCAACCGGTCCTACATGACCTTGCGCGAGTCGAGGCCAGCCTTGCTCATTCCATACGATCTTTTGAATGGCGGTTTCACGGCCCAGCGTACAGCGGCCACGATATGGCAAAGGTCGACCGGTCAAGTGAACTAAGTAGCAGTCGCCGTTATCTAGCTCTAACATGTCTGCATGGCCACTGCGTCGCAGTTGGCTGGATGGCACTTGCTGACTATTCAATAAGTGGCCTTCAGGGTCCATTTCATAGGGGCCAAATAGATTCTTGCTTCGCGCAAATAGAGAACCGTGGTAGGCGAATGTGCCACCTTCTGCGGTTAACATGTAGTAGTAGCCGTCGCGTTTGTAGAGGTGAGGTCCTTCAACCAAGCCTAAATCTGAACCCGCGAAGATGTTCTTAATTGGACCCACTAGTTTTTGCTGTAGCGGATCGTATTCTTGAATCAATATTCCGGCAAAGTTTTTAGCGGGGCGATTGTGGTTTAGGCTCGCCTCAGGTCTGTGATCCCAAATCACATTAATGAGCCACTTTCGGCCATCATCATCATGGAATAGTGATGGATCAAATCCGCTCGAATTCAGAAAAATAGGTTCAGACCATGGCCCTTCAATATTTTCAGCAGTCACCAAGTAATTGTGTGCTGTTTTGAAGTCGTCTTGATAAGCACGCACATCGGTATAGATCAGGTGAAATAAACCATCGCTAAAGGTTAGGCAAGGCGCCCAGACACCGCATGAATCTGGATGACCTTTCATGTCGAGTTGTGATGTACGGTTTAATGGATGAGCAACTAGCTCCCAGTTGCCCAGATCTTTTGAGTGGTGGATTTGTACGCCAGGAAACCACTCGAATGTGGACGTTGCTATGTAGTAGTCATCGCCATTTTTGCAAATAGATGGGTCTGGATTAAATCCCTTCAGAATAGGGTTTTGTATCGTCTTAGTCATGTTCAAAGTTCCAACTCAATGTGCCTTGTTGAGGCTCAAAAATGTTTGTGGCGTCACGTCAATCGAAATGCGGTGAAACGATGACGCTCGCCGGTCATTCAAGTGCTAAATAAAATCACAATTCTATTTGGCATTTATTCAGTTTGTTGTTGCTTTTGGGGATTCTAATTCTTCGTGCACTTCGTCCATCTTGGCGTCGGTGAGCGTATAGAATTGAAAAATAACGGCCATCACTACACCGGTAATGACAGCGCCGAGGGCGTATGTAAACATAATGCCGTTTAATGCCAGTTCGGTTTGTTCTTGGTTTGCAACATACCCAGTACCAGCCAAAATCCAACCTGCGCCAGCACCACCCAAGGCAATGCCAAATTTCAACACTAGCAAGTGTGCCGAGTAGCTCATGGCCATCTTGGTAGAACCTGTTTTAAGGGCGCCATAATCAGCGGTGTCAGCCACCATGGCGAAGACAATGGGCACCACTAACATTTGGGCAAAGCCGCCAATCATCGACGCTGCAAAGATCAGTTCGATTTGCGAGCTTGGTAAATAGTAGAGCGCAAGGTGCGTGACGGTAATCATAATTGACCCGAACTTCACCAATTGAACTTTGCAGAAGCGCAAGCTAAACCAATTGACGGACACTGCACCTGCAATCGATGCCAACATACCTGCGGTGAGGAACTGAGAAATCAAGTCCTCTCGGCCAACATAGTACGTCAGGTAGTAAGGTGTGGTTGCACCACGCATAGCCGTCATAATTAATAGAATGAACGAGGCAGCGGCAAGCATCATAAATGGCTTGTTGTCTTTGAACGATGCAATGTCTTTGAAGAAAGTCTGATTTTTTGGGATCTTCGGTTGCACACGCTCTTTGGTGCTGAAGAAACAGAATACGAAACACAAAAATGCGAGCGTTGCGAAAACACCCATGGCGTACTGGAACCCCATTTGGCGATCACCGTCAGGGCCAGCAAAGTAATCGACCATTGGCATCGTAAACGCCGAGACCAGTGCGCCGCCCGACATGGCTAATGCAAAGCGGTAAGACTGAATAGAAGTGCGTTCTTTGTTATTACTCGTAAGTACGCCACCCAACGCTGAGTATGGCACGTTAACTGCGGTGTAGGCTGTCATTAACAAAGCATATGTAATGTAGGCGTAAACTAATTTACCGTTGTCCGACAAATCCGGTGTGGTAAAGGTCATCACCGCCAAGATTGCATAGGGAATACTGGTGATCAGCAAATACGGACGATAGCTTCCCCAACGTGTTTTGGTTCGGTCGGCGACTCCGCCCATAATGGGATCGGTAACACCGTCAAATAACCGAACAACCAGCATCAATGTACCCACCGCTGCGGCCGACAGACCGTATACATCGGTGTAGAAAAACATCATGAAATTAATGACCATCTGAAACACCAGGTTACTGGCGGTATCGCCTAGGCCATAACCAATTTTCTCACGTATGGATATCACTGCAGAAGCTCCTGTTGCGGCGTTAAAATTTGGGGTTCGAATGATTGAGCATAGTCGTGCCGATTGAGTTTGTGACGCACACGCTTCACAAGTAAATCGACGGCTCCTGCAGCCAAACTTCGGAACGGGCTGCAGACTTGAATAATTCGGTCGTCTTGAATCGGAAGTTCCAGTTCTTCCGACAAATAGATAACTTTGAGTTGTTCGGGAATGACAATATTGAATTTATCAGCGGTGTGAATGGCTGCCAGAACTTGTCCATATGTTTGGCAGATCAGCGCATCGGGCCATGAATCGCCACTGAGTAGGCATTCGGCACGCTGATAATCGCCATTCGCATTCAGAAATTCAGCGCTTGGTAAGTGACGGCTTAGTGCAGAGATGGGTTGCTGACGAACAGCATCTAAATGGCCCAAGTAAAATAAACGATTCTTGGCATTCATCGGGCTGCTTTCGATAAATTCGATATGCCGCATGCCTTGGTTTAATAAGCGCTTCGTTAAAGAGTATCCGGCTTGGTGGTGGTCCACACTCACATGCGGGCAATACTCGCTTGCTTCTTTGGGTTCCACATGAACAACGGAAATTCCATACTGAGCAAGATGTTGCATCGCCTCTTCAGATTCACTAAAAGGGGGTAATAGCACGACGCCTCTTGCGCGTTGTTCAATGCACCAATGAGTAATGCTTGATGCATCTTGGCATGACCAAAACGACACATCCTCAATATGAAGTTCAAACCCTTGTTTACGAGCCGTTTGCATTGCTGATTGAATAAACGACAGCGATGTGTGTGATTGAGTGCTGCTGTATAACAGCACCAATAAATTTCGGCGCGGCTTAAATTCGTCTGAGCTGGGCTTCGTGAACGGTTGTTGACTGAGCGCATCAATGGCCATTTGAACTTTTTGACGCGTAATTTCTTTCACATCTGGAGATTCATTCAAAACACGTGAGACGGTCACCCGAGATACGCCAGCAACAGACGCAATATCGTCTAGTGTTGCTTGCCTTAAAATTGCTCTCATATTTGAAATACTCCTCAAGCTTGTTGCTTCAACACGTTCGGAAAAATGAAGATTTCACCGTTTTTCGTGTGAGCGGCCTCACTGATTTGAATTGTTGTAGTCTTTGTGACTTTAACTAGATTGTCAATAAGACTATAAGTATTTGTTAACCAGGTATCATTCTTGAGTCATATTCGCTTCCCAACTGTATGCGGAGTGACCTGCAGTGATGGAAAAGCTTGGAAAACATGCCAACGGAGTTGTTGGACAAAGACATATAAAAGCAGTAGGAGAGTAGGAATGGTCTCGATCAAAAGAAGTGTTGCTATGGCATTGCTTGCAGCCTTAATTGGAGGTTGTGGGGTTGATGGCAAACTCACAAGTCCAGATGATGAGCAAATAGAACAGCCAGAAACACCGGAACAGCCAGAAACACCGGAAGAACCAGAAACACCGGAAGAGCCAACTGACCCTGAAGAGCCGGAGGAACCCACGGACCCCGAAGAACCTGAAGAGCCTGAAGAGCCTGTAGAATTAATTTTGAATCAAGATTTTGAAGGTGATGATGTCTCGCCTTGGGCACCCAATGGTGGTGTAACGCTTGCACTTTCAAACGTTCAATTTAGCGCCGGTGCCGCCAGCCTTCTGACGACTAACCGAACAGACACGTGGCAAGGGCCTATATACGATCTGACTAGCATGGTCACCGAGGGAACAGACTACTACGCGACAGTAAAAGTGCGCTTAGAAAACGCAGATGTCGCATCAGTGAAGTTGTCTTTACGACAAACAGATGACGCTGGAACTCAATATATTTCTGTGGCCACAGCAGAAGTATCCGATGATGCTTGGACTGAAATTTCGGGTTTTCACATGCTCAATGTCAGCGGTGAACTCACTGACTTCCAACTTTATATTGAAGGTCCTGAGGCAGGTGTAAACTTCTATATCGATGAAGTGAGCTTTTCTTCTAAAACAAATCTTGATGATGAGCTTGCGGTTGATGTTGATCATTTATCTGCGTTAGCTGATTTCCCTATCGGTGTGGCTGTACCTGCTGGTGATGCAGATAATAGCTTGCTCAATAGTACAGAGCGTCAAACGATTGTTGAAACTCACTTCAATCAATTGAGTGCCGAAAACATTATGAAGGCGCAGTACATGCGACCTGCACAAGGCGAATTCGACTTTGAAGATGCCGACGCGCTCATTGCATATGCCAACAATAACGGCATGTCGGTGCATGGTCATGTTCTGGTTTGGCACAATCAAATGCCGCAGTGGATGCAAGACTTTGACGGTGATGCGTCAGGTTGGCAACAAATGCTTGAAGATCACATCGCTGGTGTTGCGGGTCATTTTGTTGGGCAACTTGAAAGTTGGGACGTCGTGAATGAAGCCTTCTTAGACGACGGTAGCTACCGAAATTTTCAAAGTGGCAATGAAGCTGAATCTTTGTGGTACCAAAAAATGGGCAAAGATTATATTAAGCACGCGTTTGTTGCGGCTCGAAATGCGGATGCAGATGCAGATTTATACTATAACGATTACAACTTAAATTGGTCAGATAGTAAGTTGTCGGCTGTCACCACGATGGCCCAAGAGCTGCTTGATGACGGAGTCGATATCACGGGCATTGGTTTTCAAATGCACGTTGATGTGGGTGTTAAAAAAGCCAAACTTAAAGAACAATTTCAAGAAGTAGTAGACCTCGGTCTTAAAGTTAAAATCACTGAAGTTGATATTCGTATGAATGGAAACAACAGTGAGGATAATGCTTCAGCACCTTTACTCCTCAACCAAAAAGCGCTGTATCGCGATATAGTTGAAGCCTATATGGAAACTGTTCCTCCGGCATTGCGCGGTGGTATTACCGTGTGGGGAATTGCTGATATGGATTCGTGGATCATCTACTTGTACGGCAATGATGATTGGCCGTTGTTGTTTGATTCAGAGTTCAATGCAAAACCTGCACTGCAAGGCTTTGCTGATGGCTTGGCAGCGCAATACATTGAACCTGAGGTGCCTGAAACTCCTGTAGAACCTGAAGTACCTGAAACACCTAACCCATCGGTTCTGTTCTCGTCAGATTTTGCATCAGGAATTGCAGGCTGGAGTTACAACGAGTATTTGGGGCAAAACATCGTTCCGACGCTGACTCATAATGCAACCGATGGCACTTTGGCGGTGGATGTCGCTTGGGCCTCAGATTCAGATGGCACTAATTTTGAAGTCGATTTCTCTGGAACTCCAGTGGATATGTCTGAGGGTGTTAACGTGTCTTTGCGCTTGAAAATGCCACAGGGCTATATTGATGATGGCAACATGCTATATCAAGTGTACTTGACCGATAGCTCTTACGCAGCCGCGTTTCTTGGTGGTGTTTCTGTTGCAGAACTCTCACCTGATGCTGAGGGCTGGGCCACAGTCACTATCGAAAATGCCGGTGACGGTATTGCTGATACATTTGACCAAATCAACCTGATTCGAGTGGGAGTTCAATTGCTGGCAACTGGTAAAGCGGCGTCTGTTACAGGAACGATTGAGGTGGATGATGTGCAAGTGGTTGCCGCAGCGGTTAGCGAGCCCACTCCAGATCCGGA encodes the following:
- a CDS encoding LacI family DNA-binding transcriptional regulator, which produces MRAILRQATLDDIASVAGVSRVTVSRVLNESPDVKEITRQKVQMAIDALSQQPFTKPSSDEFKPRRNLLVLLYSSTQSHTSLSFIQSAMQTARKQGFELHIEDVSFWSCQDASSITHWCIEQRARGVVLLPPFSESEEAMQHLAQYGISVVHVEPKEASEYCPHVSVDHHQAGYSLTKRLLNQGMRHIEFIESSPMNAKNRLFYLGHLDAVRQQPISALSRHLPSAEFLNANGDYQRAECLLSGDSWPDALICQTYGQVLAAIHTADKFNIVIPEQLKVIYLSEELELPIQDDRIIQVCSPFRSLAAGAVDLLVKRVRHKLNRHDYAQSFEPQILTPQQELLQ
- a CDS encoding TonB-dependent receptor yields the protein MFKIHTVSALTAAITAALSGSVLAQDAAPAEPEHKGIETIEVTVERRVQSIQDYAGVAQSLDEEELKQLGITSDIRNLANAVPGLSIAKQEGNVEIYIRGVGNSNNTELGDAAAATHINGVYIPRMRGIGSQFYDIERVEVNKGPQGTLRGRNATAGSLNIISKRPDLEEFAGMVEVGYGNYDSVNYDAMVNIPVSDTFALRAAAYHQDHSSYFNQASPIVDLAPAGEEDASSVRLSALWEPSSDTSVYVVGDYTKETGTGYPGANAYEALGNGYNPDDLDEPRDVLYHGTQGDMDSRIKGIMAAINHDFGNFGVEFTTSYRELDFEQVNAQSVGMDYPGRNNEDQNWDLYSNVLWEQNSESYVHELRFYSTDDSPLIWTAGVFYYDEDQSTVFFSFADQGNGYQGTEYTMPEVESDSLAGYVDVTYEITDDLRVMAGYRRTSEEKYRRGIGGNYGFWFADSTWSGVDAVRFGTEGFKFKGLDRDFGFLNDADTGPYDAEELIRSGVKNWGIRDTFDDLLDGTCVFANGSACPNGDGTVNRGGASTLIKQEGQAEFDFNDWRLGAAYDISNDNMVYFNVATGHKSGGFNDTHLVDGELITQEYDPEKLTMYEIGSKNDFEWLDTPMRVNASAFYYDYQDQVYQLVQQVGDCPSCDVPPTAALNVNVADSVIKGLEIETKALLPYDLSADLTMLFLDAEIDDGVVSDARQSHNPGDLPEVNLKGNDVPKASDFTANMKLSQYFDFQNGSFDWMLAAQYRSSYHLTIFNSKDYDSDPNPGFNDKVDGYWHADLGVGYTMRDGALRFEGYVNNLTDETHSDKAIQSPGLNLRFYNLPRTYGVRMRAYF
- a CDS encoding endo-1,4-beta-xylanase gives rise to the protein MVSIKRSVAMALLAALIGGCGVDGKLTSPDDEQIEQPETPEQPETPEEPETPEEPTDPEEPEEPTDPEEPEEPEEPVELILNQDFEGDDVSPWAPNGGVTLALSNVQFSAGAASLLTTNRTDTWQGPIYDLTSMVTEGTDYYATVKVRLENADVASVKLSLRQTDDAGTQYISVATAEVSDDAWTEISGFHMLNVSGELTDFQLYIEGPEAGVNFYIDEVSFSSKTNLDDELAVDVDHLSALADFPIGVAVPAGDADNSLLNSTERQTIVETHFNQLSAENIMKAQYMRPAQGEFDFEDADALIAYANNNGMSVHGHVLVWHNQMPQWMQDFDGDASGWQQMLEDHIAGVAGHFVGQLESWDVVNEAFLDDGSYRNFQSGNEAESLWYQKMGKDYIKHAFVAARNADADADLYYNDYNLNWSDSKLSAVTTMAQELLDDGVDITGIGFQMHVDVGVKKAKLKEQFQEVVDLGLKVKITEVDIRMNGNNSEDNASAPLLLNQKALYRDIVEAYMETVPPALRGGITVWGIADMDSWIIYLYGNDDWPLLFDSEFNAKPALQGFADGLAAQYIEPEVPETPVEPEVPETPNPSVLFSSDFASGIAGWSYNEYLGQNIVPTLTHNATDGTLAVDVAWASDSDGTNFEVDFSGTPVDMSEGVNVSLRLKMPQGYIDDGNMLYQVYLTDSSYAAAFLGGVSVAELSPDAEGWATVTIENAGDGIADTFDQINLIRVGVQLLATGKAASVTGTIEVDDVQVVAAAVSEPTPDPEEAALFVSAFATDIIGWSYNEYMGQNVVPTLSHNAEDGTLMVDLVWADDSTGTNFEVDFSASPIDMTSGVDVSLMLKVPQAYIDDGNMLYQVYLTDASYAGAYLGGVSVGELTPDADGWAKVTIENAQTSASDSIDITQLIRVGVQLLANGKPASVTGAIEVDDVKVVNH
- a CDS encoding glycoside hydrolase family 43 protein; the encoded protein is MTKTIQNPILKGFNPDPSICKNGDDYYIATSTFEWFPGVQIHHSKDLGNWELVAHPLNRTSQLDMKGHPDSCGVWAPCLTFSDGLFHLIYTDVRAYQDDFKTAHNYLVTAENIEGPWSEPIFLNSSGFDPSLFHDDDGRKWLINVIWDHRPEASLNHNRPAKNFAGILIQEYDPLQQKLVGPIKNIFAGSDLGLVEGPHLYKRDGYYYMLTAEGGTFAYHGSLFARSKNLFGPYEMDPEGHLLNSQQVPSSQLRRSGHADMLELDNGDCYLVHLTGRPLPYRGRCTLGRETAIQKIVWNEQGWPRLAQGHVGPVDEIEGPHDVAPSNPYQVQQLNFDTNTLPIDFQSVRVPLTEASMSLSERPGFLRLKGNECPTSRYEQSMVARRQQAFCYTATTSIEFKPENIQQLAGLTCYYNTGKFIYLYVTHDPEQGRVLEIMMACMTGSMIYPMGRRIPLPDDGEIGLRVDVDFDEWKGAWRHNDGDWQHLGVHLDASILSDEIGAENFTGAFVGMACHDMSGARIPADFSHFSYQEREFKSRQEIVAES
- a CDS encoding NUDIX hydrolase; this encodes MSDSQDTVTDHDKVFFYGSLTDLPDNVIHTLTNDSVVFGCSDDGLKVLLVRHSEGDSAGEWALPGGWVRYNESVEQSAARLLNNLTGLEDIFLEQLHVFSSVNRLPHRRVITAAFYALVRPNDHAIAAGYSTNDVQWVPVSNLPNLIYDHADIIQTAVKRLRHKVRHEPIGFNLLNRKFTLLQLQELYEAILGVTLDKPNFRRKMLKMNLLKQCNEKQQGVSHRAANLYEFDEDVYSKLTEQGFSFDV
- a CDS encoding MFS transporter, whose protein sequence is MISIREKIGYGLGDTASNLVFQMVINFMMFFYTDVYGLSAAAVGTLMLVVRLFDGVTDPIMGGVADRTKTRWGSYRPYLLITSIPYAILAVMTFTTPDLSDNGKLVYAYITYALLMTAYTAVNVPYSALGGVLTSNNKERTSIQSYRFALAMSGGALVSAFTMPMVDYFAGPDGDRQMGFQYAMGVFATLAFLCFVFCFFSTKERVQPKIPKNQTFFKDIASFKDNKPFMMLAAASFILLIMTAMRGATTPYYLTYYVGREDLISQFLTAGMLASIAGAVSVNWFSLRFCKVQLVKFGSIMITVTHLALYYLPSSQIELIFAASMIGGFAQMLVVPIVFAMVADTADYGALKTGSTKMAMSYSAHLLVLKFGIALGGAGAGWILAGTGYVANQEQTELALNGIMFTYALGAVITGVVMAVIFQFYTLTDAKMDEVHEELESPKATTN